One genomic segment of Centropristis striata isolate RG_2023a ecotype Rhode Island chromosome 11, C.striata_1.0, whole genome shotgun sequence includes these proteins:
- the rb1cc1 gene encoding RB1-inducible coiled-coil protein 1, whose protein sequence is MKLYVFQVNNGSTLTFDTDLAVQTVLELKHAIQAKYKIAIQHQVLVVNGGECMAAERRVCSYSAGTETNPIFLFNKEMILCDRDPTIPKTTFSIESEIQVKVEESLLMPAVFHTVASRTQLALEMFEVAKKLCSFCERLVHDEHLQHQGWAAIMANLDDCTLSYQKLLMKFETSYVNYQHDLEEIKVKLSKLGTSVSVMARIPLLECLTRHSYRESMEKSSSTPGKDSDETEEEKSTDSVLCAADAKKPSKSSASFSASGKATCEPAGDQETHEMTDSGGLRAALLDDFAPEFANPSAFNVTLLDWINVQDRPNDVESVVRKCFDSINRLDPRIIQPFLTDCRDTIAKLDNQNMKAIKGLEDRLYALDQMIASCKKLVNEQKELAQGFLANQKRAENLKDTSVLPDLCLSHTNQLMIMLNNHRKLLDIKKKCTTAKQELANNLQVRLKWCCYVMLHADQDGEKLQALLRLLTELIERVRVVEALSTVPQMYCLAVVEVVRRKMFMRHYREWAYALVKDGKQLYEAEKFKRESFGKLFRKSFLRNRLFRGLDSWPPTSFCTRKPRRFDDELPDISLDDLQYLKSCCPLEVQPFLMVPTLCDFEPLNRHVETLHQLVQAAQSVDEMSQTITDLLSEQRISFSQRSAVFTPQSESIPGTTTPRSSKTPSSLSLQGPSCQPLHVPVPAPLEDLSPDSIDAQTFDFETIGHPNMDPVLQQGSLDLDSLAESPESDFMSAVNEFVIEENLTSPNPISDPISPEMMVESLYSSVINAIDNKRMQDTTILERENSRIAVLKQVIDKYRSAAEESHSNFRSVKEDLYHLRGLVLKEQQDFGFVLRNMTTEVRSVVENICQTQKLELKEQHQSELHSLRQELGKQVETLTEENQVNQNIVKDVQHAMLELEGLMERKEKELTQLENEKERWVQTESDQTDRIKNLEQMISDQTEEIKTLSASRDSLNSQLENLHFEIERSQQKIRQELEVVEQSRLKEMEDKIKQEHAANLETLAKDNQKALEHLAAENTAKLSEAADHHATALKEKDNQIKDLEARVTELAELRCKVEVELALKESETEEVRRLLEEAKLQQADAVKSQVETATKALSEELANIKKQLNVKNEEYEVDLAELRTLMRIEKDHCISELVDRHEEEAILLRNELASLQRQSQDAENNHVEQQQKLKQELDQQVASLSEEKEEQFRSFQELEQELRTVISNLQAENDLLSKKLEQDRQAVEKDLEKEEASKVASPDAFKELEQQKEDMEKRLLDRIRQLEIELQEKHSSKSDEGLSLHAEGRAEAGAPLSLDSALQERLQQERASLQSQMDLLEKKKNEEMQNLKTSLIAEQQTNFNTVLTREKLKKEQIINELTEKLRKVTQQQEKDKALIETLSEDRASVMQEKKHLEEELNRLRSTALVSSAFFTLNPSAQEITEAAGGAAAAARALPIAGAFSSDPTAETDRLASVAAIREDENVDSAVEASMVTVHDNVLMSEEKQRILLLERTLHMKEEENKRLSQRLMSQSMSSVSSRHSDKIAIRDFQVGDLVLIILDERHDNYVLFTVGPTLYFLHSESLTALDLKPASGTSRRPWVLGKVMEKEYCQAKKAQNRFKVPLGTKFYRVKAVPWNGKYNSRVMS, encoded by the exons ATGAAGTTATATGTGTTCCAGGTCAACAATGGCAGCACACTGACATTTGACACTGATCTTGCTGTCCAAAC tgTACTGGAGCTCAAACATGCCATCCAAGCCAAATATAAGATTGCAATTCAACATCAAGTCCTTGTTGTCAATGGAGGGGAATGTATGGCTGCAGAGAGGCGCGTCTGCAGCTACAGTGCTGGCACT GAAACCAACCCCATATTCCTGTTCAACAAAGAGATGATCTTATGTGACCGGGATCCAACGATCCCCAAAACCACCTTCTCGATTGAGAGTGAGATTCAGGTTAAGGTGGAGGAGTCTCTACTGATGCCAGCTGTCTTTCACACTGTTGCCTCACGAACACAACTTGCTCTA gAAATGTTTGAAGTTGCCAAGAAACTTTGCTCTTTCTGTGAACGATTGGTTCATGATGAACACCTTCAACACCAAGGCTGGGCTGCCATTATGGCTAATTTGGATGATTGCACTCTGTCTTATCAGAAGCTGCTCATGAAATTTGAAACGTCATATGTAAATTATCAGCATGACTTGGAGGAAATTAAGGTTAAACTGTCAAA GTTAGGGACATCTGTTTCTGTAATGGCGAGGATACCTCTGTTGGAATGTTTAACAAGACACAGTTACAGAGAGAGCATGGAGAAGTCCAGCTCAACTCCAGGAAAGGATTCAGatgagacagaagaagaaaaatccaCCGATTCTGTGCTCTGCGCTGCTGATGCAAAGAAGCCCTCCAAGTCATCAGCATCCTTCTCTGCTTCTGGGAAGGCCACATGTGAGCCAGCTGGAGACCAGGAAACACATGAAATGACTGACAGTGGTGGGCTGAGAGCTGCGCTATTGGATGATTTCGCTCCAGAATTCGCCAACCCGTCCGCCTTCAATGTCACACTATTAGACTGGATCAACGTACAAGACCGGCCCAATGACGTGGAATCGGTTGTGAGGAAATGCTTTGACTCCATCAATAGG CTTGACCCTCGGATTATTCAGCCCTTCCTGACAGATTGTCGTGACACAATTGCCAAGCTAGATAATCAAAACATGAAGGCCATCAAAGGGCTTGAGGACCGGTTGTATGCTCTCGACCAAATGATTGCAAGCTGCAAGAAGTTAGTGAATGAACAGAAAGAACTTGCTCAG GGATTTTTGGCCAATCAGAAGCGGGCTGAAAACCTGAAGGATACATCTGTTCTGCCTGACTTGTGTTTGAGTCACACTAACCAGCTGATGATCATGCTGAACAACCACAGGAAGCTGCTAGACATCAAAAAGAAGTGCACCACTGCCAAACAAGAACTTGCAAACAACCTTCAAGTCAGACTCAA atGGTGCTGCTACGTGATGCTTCATGCAGACCAGGATGGGGAGAAGCTGCAGGCTCTACTCAGACTTCTGACGGAGCTAATAGAAAGAGTGAGGGTGGTGGAGGCCCTCAGTACTGTGCCCCAGATGTACTGcttggcagtggtggaagtcGTCAGGAGAAAAATGTTTATGCGCCACTACAGAGAG TGGGCTTATGCACTTGTAAAGGATGGGAAACAACTGTACGAGGCGGAGAAGTTCAAAAGGGAGTCCTTTGGGAAACTCTTTA GGAAGTCTTTTCTCAGAAATCGTTTGTTCAGAGGACTCGATTCATGGCCTCCAACATCATTTTGT ACACGAAAGCCCAGAAGGTTTGATGACGAACTTCCAGACATCTCACTTGATGACCTGCAGTACTTGAAATCTTGTTGTCCGCTAGAGGTGCAGCCTTTCCTTAT GGTTCCCACATTGTGTGACTTCGAACCCCTAAATCGGCATGTAGAGACGCTTCACCAGCTGGTCCAAGCTGCGCAGAGCGTGGATGAGATGTCTCAAACTATTACTGATCTGCTAAGTGAACAAAGG ATATCCTTTAGTCAGAGATCAGCCGTGTTCACCCCGCAGTCTGAAAGCATACCTGGGACCACGACACCAAGGTCCTCCAAAACCCCTTCCTCTCTCAGCCTTCAGGGACCCAGCTGCCAGCCCCTACATGTTCCTGTCCCAGCTCCTCTAGAGGACTTATCCCCGGACAGCATAGATGCGCAAACATTTGACTTTGAAACCATCGGTCACCCGAACATGGATCCAGTCCTGCAGCAGGGCTCCCTTGACCTGGATTCTCTAGCAGAGAGTCCTGAATCCGACTTCATGTCTGCTGTCAACGAGTTTGTGATTGAAGAGAACTTGACCTCTCCGAACCCCATCAGTGACCCCATTAGCCCTGAGATGATGGTGGAGTCGCTGTACTCTTCAGTCATCAACGCTATTGACAACAAGCGTATGCAGGACACCACAATACTGGAGAGGGAGAACTCAAGGATTGCTGTCCTCAAACAAGTTATTGACAAGTACCGCTCTGCTGCAGAGGAGTCCCATTCAAACTTCAGAAGTGTTAAGGAGGACCTCTATCACTTGAGAGGCCTTGTATTAAAAGAACAACAAGACTTTGGCTTTGTTTTGAGGAATATGACCACAGAGGTGCGCAGTGTTGTGGAAAATATCTGCCAGACCCAAAAACTGGAACTGAAGGAGCAGCATCAAAGTGAGCTTCACTCCCTTCGGCAGGAGCTTGGGAAGCAGGTTGAAACACTAACGGAGGAAAACCAAGTAAACCAGAATATTGTCAAAGATGTCCAGCATGCAATGCTTGAACTGGAGGGGCTCATGGAGCGAAAAGAGAAAGAACTTACTCAGCTCGAGAATGAGAAAGAGCGATGGGTTCAAACGGAGAGCGATCAGACAGACAGGATCAAAAACCTGGAGCAGATGATTAGCGATCAAACTGAAGAGATTAAGACACTCTCAGCTTCAAGAGACTCTCTGAACAGCCAGCTTGAGAATCTGCACTTTGAGATTGAACGTAGCCAGCAAAAGATCCGGCAAGAGCTGGAAGTTGTCGAGCAGTCCCGCTTAAAGGAGATGGAGGACAAAATAAAGCAGGAGCACGCAGCAAACCTGGAGACCCTTGCCAAGGATAATCAAAAGGCTCTTGAACATCTGGCTGCTGAAAATACTGCAAAGTTAAGTGAGGCAGCAGATCACCACGCCACTGCACTTAAAGAGAAAGATAACCAAATTAAGGACTTGGAGGCTCGTGTGACGGAGCTTGCAGAACTCCGCTGCAAAGTGGAGGTGGAGCTTGCCCTCAAAGAGTCAGAGACAGAAGAGGTGAGGCGCTTGTTAGAGGAGGCCAAGCTGCAGCAGGCTGATGCGGTGAAGTCCCAGGTAGAGACTGCGACCAAAGCTCTTAGTGAAGAGCtggcaaatataaaaaaacagcttAATGTAAAAAACGAGGAGTATGAAGTGGACCTTGCAGAGCTGAGGACTCTCATGAGGATTGAAAAGGACCACTGCATCTCAGAGCTGGTAGACAGACATGAGGAGGAGGCTATTTTGTTGCGAAATGAACTTGCCTCCCTGCAGCGGCAATCCCAGGATGCTGAGAATAACCATgttgagcagcagcagaaactcaAACAGGAATTGGACCAGCAGGTGGCTTCTCTaagtgaagaaaaagaagagcagTTCAGGAGTTTCCAGGAACTGGAGCAAGAGTTGAGGACTGTTATCAGCAATTTGCAGGCAGAAAATGACCTGCTCTCCAAAAAACTAGAGCAGGACAGACAAGCAGTCGAGAAAGATTTAGAAAAGGAAGAGGCCTCTAAGGTTGCATCACCAGATGCCTTTAAAGAGTTAGAGCAGCAGAAGGAGGACATGGAGAAGAGACTGTTAGACAGAATTAGACAGCTTGAGATTGAGCTTCAAGAGAAACATTCCTCAAAAAG TGATGAGGGCTTGTCGCTGCATGCTGAGGGCCGTGCCGAAGCCGGAGCACCTCTGTCTCTGGACTCAGCACTACAAGAGCGGCTGCAGCAGGAGAGGGCCTCCCTGCAGTCCCAGATGGACCTcctggagaagaagaagaatgaggaGATGCAGAACCTCAAGACATCACTAATCGCAGAGCAGCAG ACTAATTTCAACACTGTTCTAACCCGAGAGAAGCTGAAAAAAGAGCAGATCATCAACGAGCTCACAGAGAAGTTGCGGAAAGTCACCCAACAGCAGGAGAAAGATAAAG CTCTGATAGAGACACTCTCCGAGGACCGAGCTAGTGTCATGCAGGAGAAGAAACACTTGGAAGAAGAGCTTAACCGCCTGCGCAGCACTGCACTGGTCTCCTCTGCCTTCTTCACTCTGAACCCGTCAGCTCAGGAGATCAcagaagctgcaggaggagctgctgcagcagcgagAGCTCTGCCCATTGCTGGGGCTTTTTCCTCAGATCCCACGGCTGAAACCGACAGACTGGCCTCTGTGGCAGCCATCCGAGAAGACGAAAACGTGGATTCAGCAGTGGAGGCCAGCATGGTGACAGTCCA TGATAACGTCCTGATGTCAGAGGAGAAACAGCGGATACTCTTACTTGAGAGG ACTTTACACATGAAGGAGGAAGAAAACAAGCGCCTCAGTCAAAGACTG ATGTCTCAAAGCATGTCGTCTGTGTCGTCACGGCATTCAGACAAAATCGCCATCAGAGA tttccagGTAGGCGATTTGGTACTAATCATCCTGGATGAAAGGCATGACAACTACGTGCTGTTCACAGTTGGTCCCACCCTCTACTTCCTTCACTCAGAGTCTCTCACTGCACTGGACCTCAAACCAG CATCAGGGACTTCAAGACGGCCGTGGGTTCTTGGAAAGGTGATGGAGAAGGAATATTGCCAGGCAAAAAAG GCCCAGAACCGGTTCAAGGTTCCTTTAGGAACCAAGTTCTACAGAGTGAAAGCTGTTCCTTGGAACGGAAAGTATAATAGCCGAGTAATGagctaa